A single genomic interval of Dysidea avara chromosome 6, odDysAvar1.4, whole genome shotgun sequence harbors:
- the LOC136257840 gene encoding BUD13 homolog isoform X6, producing the protein MVEEEHNSDSYLSPERPAHQRSDSDPSPPRRHPTDGNRAGLQTSKVSRAENDEMRQRRERELKDMDPSMLGKEADTVYSDKHGRRIYPKLEKVDKVNIFMSGEEG; encoded by the exons ATGGTAGAAGAGGAACACAATTCAGACTCGTATCTTAGTCCAGAGAGACCAGCTCACCA GAGAAGTGACTCTGACCCCAGTCCTCCCAGGAGACATCCAACTGATG GTAATAGGGCAGGACTACAGACCAGTAAAGTATCGAGGGCAGAGAATGATGAGATGAGGCAAAGGAGAGAGAGGGAGCTGAAGGACATGGACCCCTCCATGTTGGGCAAGGAAGCTGACACTGTGTATAGTGATAAACATGGTAGAAGAATTTACCCCAAGTTGGAAAAAGTGGACAAGGTGAACATTTTTATGAGTGGGGAAGAGG GGTGA
- the LOC136257840 gene encoding BUD13 homolog isoform X1 encodes MVEEFTPSWKKWTRVTQTRMAHDKVADDLHEMSKPLACYKDDEDLENMSKARDREDDPMLEYIKKKKAKKNVVTDSHGRKKPKKERPTYKGSYPTNRFGIKPGYIWDGIDRSNGFEQSRFAREANKVAMVEVTYKWSVEDM; translated from the exons ATGGTAGAAGAATTTACCCCAAGTTGGAAAAAGTGGACAAG GGTGACACAAACTCGTATGGCTCATGACAAAGTTGCTGATGATCTTCATGAGATGTCTAAACCTTTAGCATGTTATAAAGATGATGAGGACCTTGAGAACATGTCGAAGGCAAGAGACAGAGAAGATGACCCCATGTTGGAGTATATCAAGAAGAAGAAAGCTAAGAAAAATGTTGTGACTGACAGTCACGGCAGAAAGAAGCCAAAGAAAG AGAGGCCAACTTACAAGGGGTCATACCCAACAAACAGGTTTGGTATCAAGCCTGGTTACATATGGGATGGTATTGACCGGTCAAATGGGTTTGAACAGAGCAGATTTGCCAGGGAAGCCAACAAAGTTGCTATGGTAGAAGTTACATACAAATGGAGTGTGGAGGACATGTAA
- the LOC136257840 gene encoding BUD13 homolog isoform X3: protein MAHDKVADDLHEMSKPLACYKDDEDLENMSKARDREDDPMLEYIKKKKAKKNVVTDSHGRKKPKKERPTYKGSYPTNRFGIKPGYIWDGIDRSNGFEQSRFAREANKVAMVEVTYKWSVEDM, encoded by the exons ATGGCTCATGACAAAGTTGCTGATGATCTTCATGAGATGTCTAAACCTTTAGCATGTTATAAAGATGATGAGGACCTTGAGAACATGTCGAAGGCAAGAGACAGAGAAGATGACCCCATGTTGGAGTATATCAAGAAGAAGAAAGCTAAGAAAAATGTTGTGACTGACAGTCACGGCAGAAAGAAGCCAAAGAAAG AGAGGCCAACTTACAAGGGGTCATACCCAACAAACAGGTTTGGTATCAAGCCTGGTTACATATGGGATGGTATTGACCGGTCAAATGGGTTTGAACAGAGCAGATTTGCCAGGGAAGCCAACAAAGTTGCTATGGTAGAAGTTACATACAAATGGAGTGTGGAGGACATGTAA
- the LOC136257843 gene encoding uncharacterized protein — protein MASRLSVTDVLDTLLDDGFSSDESDDNEGEEIYAYLGEPVLHRSELEAEAVLEPVADAWDAADDLNEDRDDIEDRDNPSTEDMNNPTTEERVDEEQFDDASSEQSEAISRTGSNSDHNDRDES, from the exons ATGGCATCCCGACTTTCCGTAACAGACGTTCTCGATACTCTTCTTGATGATGGATTCAGCAGTGATGAGAGCGACGATAATGAAGGAGAAGAGATATATGCCTACTTGGGCGAACCTGTTCTCCATCGAAGCGAATTGGAGGCTGAAGCTGTACTCGAACCAGTGGCAGACGCTTGGGATGCTGCTGACGACCTGAATGAGGACAGAGATGATATTGAAGACAGGGACAATCCTTCTACTGAAGACATGAACAATCCTACTACTGAAGAGAGGGTTGATGAAGAACAGTTTGATGATGCTTCCAGCGAACAAAGTGAAGCCATCAGTAGGACAGGAAGTAATAGTGATCACAATGATAGAGATGAAAGT TAA